Proteins from a genomic interval of Streptomyces sp. SID8374:
- a CDS encoding class I SAM-dependent methyltransferase, with product MAAERPNPYRRKVESTYEDPPWMWEAALGPGNLLFQFGLFGASELAAGPGPGSVGPSEVRHFEKQLEIAGLGKDREHDVRRVLDLGSGWGFLTGYLAERFPGARRVDSVNVSRRQLEYASAQLAGSPAADRIRLYLCDGQDIGLLPEPEALYDLVVVRGVYTHFPDEVFEASVAAVAARMRPGGLLVISDTLYKTDISRYRSPVTDTVDRLACGHRKSPAYFLSVLERSGMMLEDMRVLPGNREVIHWFGKVRANIDTRFPEGVRGPIAELREMCDSFSATLASDQASVCSVITRRAPGPGGLPPLRDRHG from the coding sequence GTGGCTGCGGAGCGTCCGAACCCCTACCGGAGGAAGGTGGAGAGCACCTACGAGGACCCGCCGTGGATGTGGGAGGCGGCACTCGGACCGGGCAACCTCCTCTTCCAGTTCGGCCTGTTCGGCGCATCGGAGCTGGCGGCCGGTCCCGGGCCGGGTTCGGTGGGCCCGTCCGAAGTGCGGCACTTCGAGAAGCAGTTGGAGATAGCCGGCCTCGGCAAGGACCGGGAGCATGATGTGCGGCGCGTGCTGGACCTGGGGAGCGGCTGGGGGTTTCTCACCGGGTATCTCGCCGAACGGTTCCCCGGGGCCCGGCGGGTGGACTCGGTCAACGTGAGCCGTCGGCAGCTGGAGTACGCGTCGGCACAGCTGGCCGGTTCCCCTGCCGCGGACCGCATCCGGCTGTACCTGTGTGACGGTCAGGACATCGGCCTTCTGCCGGAGCCGGAGGCACTGTACGACCTGGTGGTCGTACGCGGCGTGTACACCCACTTCCCCGACGAGGTGTTCGAAGCATCGGTGGCGGCCGTCGCCGCCCGGATGCGTCCCGGCGGCCTCCTCGTCATCTCCGACACCCTGTACAAGACGGACATCTCCCGGTACCGCTCTCCGGTGACGGACACCGTGGACCGGCTGGCCTGCGGCCACCGCAAGTCGCCCGCCTACTTCCTCTCGGTGCTGGAGCGGAGCGGGATGATGCTGGAGGACATGAGGGTCCTGCCGGGCAACCGTGAGGTGATCCACTGGTTCGGCAAGGTGCGGGCGAATATCGACACCCGGTTCCCGGAGGGTGTGCGGGGACCCATCGCCGAGCTGCGCGAGATGTGCGACAGCTTCTCCGCCACTCTCGCCTCCGACCAGGCCTCGGTGTGCAGCGTCATCACCCGCCGGGCACCGGGACCCGGCGGGCTTCCTCCGCTTCGTGACAGGCATGGGTGA